The following proteins are co-located in the Paenibacillus sp. JNUCC32 genome:
- a CDS encoding DUF2627 domain-containing protein, whose translation MKMLISRFIAILILVIPGFMAMKGFLMMKDAVFLYIAVHGDDNVANPAFGWLSFLGGLALFVIGIGFLGGWILFRDRKRNYVGPRFKKKRPATKSGTPSKS comes from the coding sequence ATGAAAATGTTAATTTCCCGCTTTATTGCCATCTTGATTTTGGTTATTCCGGGTTTTATGGCAATGAAGGGTTTCTTGATGATGAAGGATGCGGTTTTTCTATATATTGCCGTGCATGGGGACGACAACGTGGCGAACCCCGCTTTCGGTTGGCTTTCTTTTCTTGGCGGACTGGCCCTGTTCGTCATCGGCATCGGTTTCCTGGGCGGCTGGATTCTGTTCCGCGACCGCAAACGGAATTACGTCGGTCCGAGATTCAAAAAGAAGCGCCCGGCAACAAAATCAGGAACGCCGTCCAAAAGCTGA
- a CDS encoding NAD-dependent epimerase/dehydratase family protein — MAKILVLGGTRFFGKRLVNRLVANGDAVTILTRGQHQDPFGGAVSRLAADRKDPESLKQAVGSQDFDIVYDNICYTPEEAGQAADLFAGRVGQYVLTSTLSVYDFADHPVREEDFDPYRYPVMMNESRDYSYKEGKRQAEAVLFGRHNLNVTAVRLPIVLGPDDYTRRLLFHIEHAASGEAIGLPDPDAQISFVHAEEAAEFLEWAGRVHLEGPVNACSSGTISVREMMGLIQQEIGRTAPLQSSAAPDHMSPFGIPGDWTMDHAKAAAAGFKFWDLHDWMPKLIAELSADLKVR; from the coding sequence GCAAAGATATTAGTATTGGGCGGAACCCGCTTTTTTGGCAAAAGGCTGGTTAACCGGCTGGTGGCTAACGGCGATGCCGTTACGATTTTGACGCGCGGACAACACCAGGATCCATTCGGGGGTGCCGTTTCGCGGCTTGCCGCGGATCGGAAAGATCCGGAGAGCTTAAAGCAGGCAGTGGGGAGCCAGGATTTTGATATCGTATATGATAATATATGTTATACGCCGGAAGAAGCGGGACAAGCAGCGGATTTATTTGCCGGACGTGTAGGACAATATGTGCTGACCTCCACGTTGTCGGTATATGATTTTGCGGATCATCCGGTGAGGGAAGAAGACTTTGATCCTTACAGATACCCGGTCATGATGAATGAAAGCAGGGACTACAGCTACAAGGAAGGCAAGCGCCAGGCGGAGGCGGTATTGTTCGGTCGCCATAACCTCAATGTAACCGCCGTCCGGCTGCCGATTGTGCTTGGACCGGATGATTACACGCGAAGGCTGCTTTTCCATATTGAACATGCTGCGAGCGGGGAAGCCATTGGTTTGCCGGATCCCGACGCGCAAATCTCGTTTGTGCATGCCGAAGAAGCGGCAGAATTTCTGGAGTGGGCAGGCCGAGTCCATTTGGAAGGCCCGGTTAATGCATGTTCGAGCGGCACGATTTCGGTACGGGAAATGATGGGCTTGATCCAGCAGGAAATCGGGAGGACGGCACCGCTCCAGTCATCGGCGGCACCGGATCACATGTCTCCGTTCGGCATTCCGGGTGATTGGACGATGGATCATGCCAAAGCCGCAGCCGCCGGCTTTAAATTTTGGGATTTGCACGATTGGATGCCGAAATTGATAGCCGAATTGTCCGCCGATTTGAAGGTTCGTTAA